The following are encoded together in the Bombus affinis isolate iyBomAffi1 chromosome 6, iyBomAffi1.2, whole genome shotgun sequence genome:
- the LOC126918078 gene encoding trithorax group protein osa isoform X2, producing MAATQAESQQNDVKLNESVKCAQKRPQVGGNSASVNTKQQLDPEPGDKVSRGAAQLLKYVNRGGDTGFEMSQYREDIGGHTAGEVKSPREAGQAPQESIGKQEPLDTPGHPNHPGHPFTSNVIRDYPEEYTNKSNEFPSKSLTDYPAKQVPEYMGKHGDFPGKQLDYHGKHLIHESERVHRVEMEEHYAASKIESRLAYVGATPTSFPGQPRFLSGQSISQATGPTPTLNQLLQASTPVHRFHGNYPGMGPEPYQQPWPIQRPPVVPPVYPQPGQRPPQTGSPRLHAGPGGPSSPTPMPYQQYTQRYSSPTRPHAPYSHHQLNSYTTQTSHPSSLYTEQRGWNQGGPPNPPPPSANQTNPSSQSPQRALSQSPAPPPSASPQPQSTSQSQSFHNLQQRSTTPNTQGIDSGELSGQNSNDSSNGPACPGTPNSQGMRPTPSPTGSTGSRSMSPAVGQQNVQMPPRPSSSQSDGSGPARMSHSPMTTQGAYQQPLGPSPHMHSYKMNNTGPGVVQPGPGSASLGGINPMGGGMGYAAGGTAAGQPGGYHGQGPYPPPRPHVQFPQGYPSPANSQPPPNNQYQASNRPNNLVQYPPYTHKMGFNSVPPGMPPSPGPPQVYGGSGTTGMVPPGAPGVAVIGNMGPPASSMGPPPPSPNHVSSQPPPTSSAVPHLHTPAATPPLNHEGSPMPPPSTTPNSHPASTPTPTSHSSADLTTETSNDSGITTTASGTSVINVTSTSSGTVTSVITTGPDGTSLDEGSQQSTLSNASAASGEDPTFPPKVRKDMMGGYHSHPTTPQSTVPSPGAASINSIHEEYPDMNSPGWPRTPASPVFNSHVPQDPYRPKKPDSLAKLYEMDDTMERRTWLDKLVNFMEERRTPITSCPTISKNPLDLFRLYLYVKERGGFMEVTKNKTWKDIAGLLGIGASSSAAYTLRKHYTKHLLAYECHFDRGGVDPQPIINQVEAGSKKKPSKGTASVPSPGSSNSQDSFPAAGSSNASMDGYGSYQSGYTGGTPGGPSSEYTPPPPRPPSQSSAPSPHQGGLNQGGQNSTNPFDDGVGRLFRKSNATPHPGPLRASGIQQGSYQNTGSYQNYPQDQYNRSQANTLSQQGEFNQPYSPRSHYSPYVPDVDRGYPGGNMPPNNASGQDIYNRYSSSQQPANYSAGTPPNARSNSYPSAPQAHPPTVPQQTATSQPSSPSQPSAASSYSCPQDYYRPEQGGYGAPGGTQIYSGGANANKNMPPPPPGPNPPRRHPDFAKDQQYPQYNQQRPAYPGWPNTTNQYNSNSGNNRVQYPSQPPQPQVQQQQPQPQQQTPQSASSTPSSVLPNSQQWGSQQPNRTTPQPTLNAIAHAPPPWDHRYTNQPSPLYPTPGNHQNQLGINPMISQQPTSKREMTFPPDSVEAMTPLLYKRRKLTRADVAPIEAWRIMMALRSGLLAESCWALDVLNILLFDDSSVSYFGLAHLPGLLDVLLEHFSRSLSDMFESPVNEDDRNWNQSADGPEVDLGAVTRPIDPEDRTKLLSSANYTFLSRRGRPVKIVPRDDDLFVLDTRRSWDHQDCESETEPWQVDNNTTKYIVTCFQSEIGSVPFARLLRDEKPPLLQKEVECTDMKDETKADSGTLEASEFSQKTAEPGEKPKETNEKKQLDKKKKTKTLSDVLSRIKKEPVEMNDLTRELFEKKNDGFKKECDTETKVNNNMGEHFADIPKPEEEAVPTQNGLNDMTSNAEVEKIEIKVENEEQESVMKDDNKEGPRLNIKDPAGTLKRRRISDYEDESYSRDEASLYLVTETQDNLARRCVCLSTILRNLTFIPGNEAEFAKNVTFLSLLGKLLLLHHEHPVRTQKTRNYDREEDADFADSCSSLQGESEWWWDFLHHIRENVLVMAANIAGHMDLSQHPEEISRPVLDGLLHWAVCPAAHGQDPFPTVGPNSSLSPQRLALEALCKLCVTECNVDLVVATPPYSRLQRLCSVLTRLLCRSEEQVLREFGVNLLHFLSAADSGVARTIALQTPCVALLVAFIEQAESSALGVANQHGLAALRDNPESMGTSLDMLRRAAGTLLNLARHPDNRTLLLQHESRLLALVMSQILDQQVAAIVARVLFQCSRGT from the exons ATGGCTGCGACGCAAGCCGAGAGCCAACAAAACGATGTGAAGCTGAACGAGTCCGTGAAATGTGCACAGAAACGTCCGCAAGTCGGTGGGAATAGTGCAAGTGTTAATACGAAGCAGCAGCTGGATCCAGAGCCGGGTGATAAAGTGTCCCGGGGCGCGGCCCAGCTGCTTAAATATGTGAATCGCGGCGGGGACACGGGTTTCGAGATGAGTCAATACCGCGAGGACATTGGTGGACACACTGCCGGTGAAGTCAAATCACCAAGGGAGGCTGGACAAGCTCCTCAAGAATCTATCGGCAAACAAGAGCCTCTCGATACGCCCGGGCATCCAAACCATCCCGGACATCCGTTCACCTCGAACGTAATACGCGATTATCCGGAGGAGTATACCAACAAATCAAACGAATTTCCCTCCAAATCATTGACCGATTATCCAGCGAAGCAGGTACCAGAGTACATGGGAAAGCATGGAGACTTTCCAGGGAAACAGTTGGATTATCATGGTAAACACTTAATACATGAAAGTGAAAGAGTTCATCGGGTCGAAATGGAAGAGCATTATGCAGCTTCCAAGATTGAATCACGATTGGCATATGTAGGGGCTACGCCAACCAGTTTTCCGGGTCAACCAAGGTTTTTATCAGGGCAAAGTATATCACAAGCTACTGGTCCAACACCAACGTTAAATCAGTTACTCCAAGCATCTACTCCTGTTCACCGTTTTCATGGAAATTATCCTGGAATGGGGCCAGAGCCTTATCAACAACCATGGCCCATCCAACGACCCCCAGTTGTCCCTCCGGTTTATCCACAACCTGGCCAACGTCCTCCACAGACG GGGTCACCAAGATTGCATGCAGGACCTGGAGGACCAAGTTCCCCAACTCCTATGCCATATCAACAATATACACAACGTTATTCTTCTCCTACAAGACCTCATGCACCATACAGCCACCATCAG ctAAACTCATATACTACGCAAACTAGCCATCCTTCCAGTTTATACACAGAACAGAGAGGTTGGAATCAAGGTGGACCACCAAATCCACCACCACCTTCAGCCAATCAGACCAATCCTTCCAGCCAATCACCACAGCGTGCTCTTTCTCAATCCCCAGCACCACCACCTTCTGCATCTCCACAACCACAGTCAACTAGCCAATCTCAA AGTTTCCATAACTTACAGCAACGATCAACAACACCAAATACTCAAGGAATAGATTCAGGG gAATTATCTGGACAAAATAGTAACGATAGTTCGAATGGACCTGCTTGTCCTGGAACACCAAATTCACAGGGGATGAGACCCACCCCTTCTCCTACAGGATCTACAGGTTCTCGCTCGATGTCCCCTGCTGTTG GTCAACAAAACGTTCAGATGCCTCCACGCCCGTCAAGTAGCCAGTCAGATGGTAGTGGACCTGCACGAATGAGTCACTCTCCTATGACAACTCAAG GAGCATACCAGCAGCCATTGGGTCCTTCGCCACACATGCATAGCTATAAAATGAATAACACTGGTCCTGGTGTTGTTCAACCAGGACCTGGTTCTGCAAGCCTTGGTGGAATAAACCCAATGGGTGGTGGTATGGGATATGCAGCTGGTGGAACGGCTGCAGGTCAGCCTGGGGGTTATCATGGGCAAGGTCCCTATCCACCTCCCCGTCCACATGTACAATTTCCACAGGGATATCCATCACCAGCTAATTCACAACCACCACCCAACAATCAGTATCAAGCTTCTAATAGGCCCAATAATTTGGTGCAATATCCTCCATATACA CATAAAATGGGATTTAATAGTGTACCACCAGGGATGCCACCTAGTCCAGGACCACCTCAGGTTTATGGAGGTAGTGGTACAACAGGTATGGTACCTCCAGGTGCCCCTGGAGTAGCCGTGATTGGTAATATGGGTCCACCGGCAAGTTCAATGGGTCCTCCACCTCCATCCCCTAATCACGTTAGTAGTCAACCACCACCAACCAGCTCAGCTGTACCACATTTGCATACTCCTGCGGCTACACCACCTCTCAATCACGAAGGAAGTCCAATGCCTCCACCAAGTACTACACCCAATTCACATCCCGCTTCAACACCAACACCAACTAGCCATAGTTCTGCAGATCTTACTACTGAAACTTCTAATGATAGTGGCATAACTACCACTGCTTCAG GTACATCAGTTATAAATGTTACTTCCACTTCAAGTGGCACTGTTACATCTGTAATAACAACTGGTCCTGATGGTACATCCTTAGATGAAGGTTCTCAACAGTCGACGTTGTCAAACGCATCAGCTG ctTCTGGAGAAGATCCAACATTTCCACCAAAGGTACGGAAGGATATGATGGGAGGATATCATAGCCATCCAACTACACCACAGAGTACAGTTCCATCACCTGGTGCTGCGAGTATTAACTCCATACACGAAGAATATCCTGATATGAACAGTCCTGGTTGGCCACGTACTCCTGCTAGTCCT gtATTTAACAGTCATGTGCCTCAAGACCCGTACAGACCTAAG AAACCAGACAGTTTAGCAAAGCTGTATGAAATGGATGATACAATGGAACGAAGAACATGGTTGGATAAATTAGTTAACTTCATGGAAGAACGAAGAACACCTATTACTAGCTGTCCTACCATCTCCAAGAACCCCCTCGACCTATTTCGGCTATACCTCTACGTGAAAGAGAGGGGGGGCTTCATGGAG GTGACCAAAAATAAAACGTGGAAAGATATAGCTGGATTATTGGGCATTGGTGCAAGTAGCAGTGCAGCATACACACTAAGGAAACACTATACCAAGCATTTGTTAGCGTATGAATGTCATTTCGACCGTGGAGGTGTCGATCCTCAGCCTATCATAAATCAAGTTGAAGCTGGTTCAAAAAAGAAACCATCAAAAGGAACTGCCTCCGTACCTTCACCAG GATCTTCCAATTCACAAGATTCCTTCCCTGCTGCTGGATCAAGTAATGCTTCCATGGATGGTTATGGAAGTTATCAGAGTGGTTATACTGGTGGTACACCCGGAGGACCCTCGTCAGAGTATACACCTCCTCCTCCAAGACCACCTAGTCAGAGTAGTGCACCTTCTCCACATCAAG GTGGTTTGAACCAGGGCGGGCAGAATAGCACGAATCCGTTCGACGACGGCGTGGGACGCCTTTTTCGCAAGTCGAACGCAACGCCCCACCCTGGTCCGCTACGAGCCTCAG GTATACAACAAGGCAGTTACCAGAATACAGGTTCCTACCAAAACTACCCTCAAGATCAGTACAATCGGTCGCAAGCAAACACATTGTCACAACAGGGAGAATTTAATCAACCTTACTCACCGCGATCACATTATTCACCTTATGTACCAGACGTTGATAG AGGATACCCTGGGGGAAATATGCCGCCGAACAATGCTAGCGGACAAGATATATACAATAGATATAGTAGTAGTCAACAGCCAGCAAATTATTCGGCGGGTACACCACCTAATGCAAGAAGTAATAGCTATCCATCTGCGCCTCAAGCACATCCACCTACTGTACCGCAACAAACGGCAACGAGCCAACCTTCTTCACCTTCACAGCCTTCTGCTGCTTCGTCTTATTCTTGCCCTCAAGATTATTATCGACCGGAACAG GGTGGATATGGAGCTCCTGGAGGAACACAGATATACTCAGGTGGTGCGAATGCAAATAAGAATatgccaccgccaccgccaggTCCAAATCCACCTAGACGTCACCCAGATTTTGCCAAAGACCAACAGTATCCGCAATATAATCAACAACGACCAGCCTACCCAg GATGGCCAAATACAACTAATCAGTACAATAGTAATAGTGGAAATAATAGAGTTCAATATCCATCTCAACCACCACAACCCCAGGTACAGCAACAACAACCACAACCGCAACAGCAAACACCACAGTCTGCTTCTTCTACGCCTTCGTCAGTACTTCCTAATAGTCAACAGTGGGGTAGCCAGCAACCAAATAGAACCACACCTCAGCCGACATTGAATGCTATAGCTCACGCTCCTCCACCGTGGGATCATCGTTATACGAATCAACCGTCCCCTCTTTATCCTACACCTGGAAATCATCAG AATCAGCTTGGTATAAATCCCATGATTAGCCAGCAGCCAACATCGAAAAGAGAAATGACATTCCCTCCCGATAGTGTGGAAGCGATGACACCACTTCTGTACAAACGGCGGAAACTTACACGTGCCGATGTAGCACCGATAGAAGCTTGGCGTATTATGATGGCCTTGAGGTCAGGCTTATTAGCCGAAAGCTGTTGGGCTCTTGATGTATTAAATATCTTACTATTCGATGACTCTTCT GTAAGTTATTTCGGGCTGGCACACTTACCTGGGCTGTTGGATGTTTTGTTGGAACATTTCTCACGTTCTTTGTCCGATATGTTCGAATCACCAGTAAATGAAGATGATCGAAATTGGAACCAATCAGCAGATGGTCCGGAAGTCGATCTCGGTGCCGTAACACGTCCCATTGATCCTGAAGATCGAACGAAATTACTTTCATCAGCAAATTACACGTTTCTGTCGAGACGTGGTCGTCCAGTAAAAATCGTTCCAAGAGATGACGATTTGTTTGTTCTAGACACAAGGAGATCTTGGGATCATCAAGACTGTGAATCAGAAACTGAACCCTGGCAAGTTGATAATAATACCACTAAGTACATAGTGACGTGTTTTCAATCTGAAATAGGATCAGTACCATTTGCCCGCCTCCTTCGAGACGAGAAACCGCCTTTGCTGCAGAAGGAAGTAGAGTGTACAGACATGAAAGACGAAACCAAAGCAGATTCTGGTACACTCGAAGCATCAGAGTTCTCTCAAAAGACAGCTGAACCTGGGGAGAAACCAAAAGAAACGAATGAGAAGAAACAGctagacaagaagaagaagacaaaaACTTTGAGTGATGTTTTGTCGAGGATTAAGAAAGAACCGGTTGAGATGAACGATCTTACGAGAGAACTATTTGAGAAAAAGAACGACGGGTTCAAGAAAGAGTGTGACACCGAGACAAAGGTGAATAACAATATGGGTGAACACTTTGCAGACATACCGAAACCCGAAGAGGAGGCCGTGCCTACACAAAACGGTTTGAACGACATGACAAGCAACGCCGAGGTGGAGAAAATTGAGATCAAAGTGGAGAACGAGGAACAAGAATCAGTAATGAAAGATGATAATAAGGAGGGACCAAGATTAAACATAAAAGATCCAGCTGGCACGTTAAAAAGAAGACGAATAAGCGACTACGAGGACGAGAGTTACTCGAGGGACGAAGCAAGTTTGTATCTTGTTACAGAGACGCAAGATAACCTGGCTCGACGTTGCGTCTGTTTGTCCACAATTCTAAGGAATCTCACATTTATCCCGGGCAACGAGGCTGAATTCGCCAAGAATGTAACGTTTCTGAGTCTTCTTGGTAAGTTATTGTTACTGCATCACGAACATCCGGTAAGGACGCAGAAAACACGAAACTACGATCGCGAGGAGGACGCAGATTTCGCAGACTCTTGCAGCAGCTTACAAGGAGAGAGCGAGTGGTGGTGGGATTTTTTGCATCACATCAGAGAAAACGTGCTGGTTATGGCAGCAAACATAGCCGGTCACATGGATCTAAGTCAACACCCAGAAGAAATATCTCGACCGGTGTTGGATGGTCTTCTGCATTGGGCGGTGTGTCCTGCTGCTCATGGACAAGATCCTTTCCCCACTGTTGGCCCGAACTCTTCTTTATCACCGCAACGACTAGCACTGGAGGCTTTGTGCAAGCTTTGCGTGACGGAATGCAACGTAGATCTAGTAGTTGCTACACCCCCTTACTCAAGACTTCAGAGACTTTGCTCGGTATTGACCAGGCTACTCTGCCGAAGTGAGGAGCAAGTGTTGCGCGAGTTCGGCGTGAACTTGCTTCACTTTCTATCTGCAGCAGACAGTGGTGTGGCTCGTACAATCGCTTTGCAGACACCTTGCGTGGCCCTATTGGTGGCGTTTATCGAACAGGCAGAATCAAGTGCATTGGGGGTTGCAAATCAACATGGATTGGCTGCACTACGTGATAATCCTGAGTCAATGGGCACCAGTTTGGACATGCTGCGACGTGCTGCTGGTACGCTGCTGAACCTCGCCAGGCATCCTGATAACAGAACTCTGTTATTACAGCACGAATCACGATTACTCGCCTTGGTGATGAGTCAAATTTTAGATCAGCAAGTGGCCGCAATCGTTGCTCGTGTATTGTTCCAGTGTTCCAGGGGCACGTAA